Within Bradymonas sediminis, the genomic segment CTCGAGGGCGACGAATACGACACCGCTTATTTCGATAAGGTGCCGAAATTCTGGCACTATTCGCCCTTCCGCGCGACCATCAACAATATCGAGTTTGACCACGCGGATATCTACGCGAATGTCGAAGAGATCGAGGCGGTCTTTACGCGCTTCGCCGAGATGATTCCGGCCGAGGGGAGCCTGTGGGTAAACGGCGATGACCCGCGGGCGATGAAGGTCTCCGCGGGGTGCAAAGCCCGGCGCCGCACCTTCGGGCTCGGCGAGCAAAATGAGCTTCGGGCCGAAGATATCGAATACGGTGACACGACTTCGGCCGAGGTCATTCTGTCGGGGCAATCACTGGGTCGATTCACTATCAATACGCCCGGCGAATTCAACGTGCGCAATATGCTCGGGGCCCTGGGCATCGCGCTTGATGAGGGGATTTCGGCCGACACGGTGCGCGAGGCGATGGCGACCTTTGAGACGGTGAAGAAGCGCCAGGAGCTTGTGGGTGAGGCAGCCGGTGTTCGGGTTTATGACGACTTCGCCCACCACCCGACCGCGGTGCGCGCGACGGTCGAGGCGATGCGTCGACGCTACCCGAAGCAGCGCATGTGGGCGATCTTCGAGGCCAAGAGTAACACGTCGCGGCGCAAGGTGTTTCAGAGCGCGTATCCCGACGCGTTCGCCCAGGCAGATATCGTGCTCCTCTCGCGCCCCTTCGCCAAAAAAGACGGCCTGCTCCCGGAGGAGCGCCTCGATATCGAGCAACTCGCCGCAGATATCCAATCGCTTGGACCGGAGACGCACCTGATCCCCGAGGTCGACGCCATCGTTGATTTCGTGCGCGAGAACGCCAAGCCCGGCGATATTATCCTGGGACTTGCGGGCTCTTCCTTCGGCGGTCTTCATCAGAAAGTGCTCGACGCGCTGCAAGACTAGCAGCCGTTGACGCGCCCCTATAAATGCTGGCCGACCCTCTATTCTGAGAGGGTCGCGCCGGCATTTTTTTTGCCCCGATACGCAACGAAATCCGGGAATTCCCGATAACTATATTAGTCAATCTGAAGAGGTGTGCCCTCAACCATATGAATATTGGAGATGCCCTATGTCCCCTCAACTCCGTCGAAAAGATGCGCTGATTTGGCCCCCAATCGCGCGCTCGGTCGCGATGCTTTTGTGCACGCTTGCGCTCACGCTTCTGGGATTTTCGGAGCGGGCGACCGCCGCCGAATTCGGCCGGTGTCCTGCGAGCGGCGATGCGGCCGCGCAGGTTCGCAGCGCCGAGGAGTTCGACGCGTCGGCAAACGACAATAGGAGCGCGAAGGCGGGAGGTTTTCGCCAGAAAGCCGCGCCCTTTGCCCCCGATATTATGCTGCGCCTCTGGTACCAGGAGCGCGCCCGCAACCAGGGTCGGGCGCGCTCCCACGCCATCGCTCAACTTGCTCGGCCCGACCAGATAATAAGCGTCGCTCACGAACCCTTCGGCTGGCAGGTCTCGCTGCGTTGGAACCTGGTGGATATCGCGGAGACCATCTTGCCCGGCGACGAGAACCAGTCGCGCATCTACGCCTCGGACTGTGCGGCGTTTCAGCATCCGTACGAGGACTTCTTTCGCCTGGATGAAGGCGATTCCCTGGAGGCAGCTTCGACCACCGGCGACCCGCAAGCGCGGGGGGAATTGCGATGAGTTGCAACTCACTCAAAACACTCACCGCCTTATGTCTATTCACGACATTGGTGAGCCTCTTTTGGACCCAACCGGTGCTGGCCCAATCGCAGTCGCGGGTAGTCGACAAGCTCATCGCGAATGAGCCGAGCCTGGCCCAGCTGCGCCAGCGGGTGTTGAGGGTGCGCGGATGGGAGGACCCGGACCTCGACCGCTGGTCGACCCGGGCGCGCTGGTCGCATCTATTACCGGATCTCAAGGGCGAGGCGGCGTGGCTTGACCAGCGCGACGTTCAGGCGCGCTACCGCGAGGATATCAGCACCACTAACGAGGGGCTGATGTTTCGCGACGGCGGGCAGAACAACTTCTATGACGACACGCGCCTGCGCTCAGTCTACGCGGTGACGGCGCGCTGGAGCCTGTCGGGGCTAGTGTACGATCCCAGCGAGACGCGCATCGCCAGCGAAGTTCGCCAGCGCCAGCAGGCCCGCCAGAAGTTGCTCATCGAGGTCGGCGAAGCCTATTACGCGCGCCGACGCTTCCAGATCGAATGGGCGCTGACACCCGCCGCGGATTGGCGAAAGCGCATCGATACCCAGCTCGAGGTCGACCGCTTCACCGCGCGCCTGGACGCGATGAGCGCGGGCTGGTTCTCGACGCAAATAGCACAACTTAAAGAGAAAAACCGAGGAGAAGGCCAATGACAAAATCAGGGTTATACCGTCGAATTCGCCCAGTATTTCTACTTCTTCTCTGGGGCCAATTGGCGAGCTGTGTGGAGGCGAGTGCGTGGGCGTGCCAGCGAAGTTCGGACTGTCCGGGAGACGAGATTTGCCGCATCGGAGAGTGTGTGCCGAGGGATACCTATCTTCCCGCGGCGTCGCCCCCCGACGAACAGCGAAGTGGCGAATTGAGCGAGCTCATCGATCCGACCGAGGACACCGACGCCCCGGCCACGCCAGCCTGCCCGGGCAGCCGCCCGCCCGCCCGGGGCGACCTGATCATCAACGAGGTGCTCGCCAACGTCCCCGGCGGCGAGGCTGGCGACGCGAACGCGGACGGGGTGCGCGATGCGTACCAGGACGAGTTTGTCGAAATCGTGAATCGCAGCGGAGACCTGCTCGACGTGAGCGGGGTGACGCTGCGAATCGGCGAATATAATAAATTCTATTTTGAGGAGGCTTGCCTTGAGCCCCTGGAGGCAGCGGTGATTTTTGGCGGGGGTGAGCCCGCGGAGCATGTCGATTACCAGGTCTATATCGCCCGCGCGCGCCTCTCATTGGGGAACTCCGGCGGCTCGGTCTCCCTGCTTAGCTCGACGGGAACGCAGATCGACGCGATGAATTATGCCGAGTCGGCGGCGGTCTCGCTCACCTTGTCGCCAGAGGTCGAAGGCTCCGAATATGTCGCGCATAGCGCGTTAAGCAGCGCGCGCATCTTTAGCCCCGGGACCTGCGCGAGCGGCGCGGCTTTTGCCGCCGGCTGCGTGCCCGACGAGGTCAGCGCGCCAGAGTAGCCGACGCGTTGAGGCGGCGACCCAAACACAAAAGCGCCCCGGTCTAAAAATGACCGGGGCGCTTTTGCGCAACCCTATCGACTCAGGAGTCGATTGAGGGGTTCAGGCGAGGCCAACTCAGAAGCCGTAGCCCAAGCTCAACGCGAAGATATTGGCGTCGGTGCTATAGGTACCGCTCGGGCCGCGACCGTTTGCGATCTCACGCGGCAGCGCGTGAACGATCGAGTAGGCGGCGTCGGCGC encodes:
- the mpl gene encoding UDP-N-acetylmuramate:L-alanyl-gamma-D-glutamyl-meso-diaminopimelate ligase, translating into MTADAPRPFPELPETIESIHIIGICGTAMGSLAAMLVDRGFEVRGSDAMAYPPMSTWLESRGIDIMVGYAAENLNWNPDLVVVGNVSRASYADAVEMRRRGLPHLSLPEALAHFFLRGTRPLVVTGTHGKTTTSSMLAWITAFAERDPSFMIGGITGNFGSNFRLGEGDIFVLEGDEYDTAYFDKVPKFWHYSPFRATINNIEFDHADIYANVEEIEAVFTRFAEMIPAEGSLWVNGDDPRAMKVSAGCKARRRTFGLGEQNELRAEDIEYGDTTSAEVILSGQSLGRFTINTPGEFNVRNMLGALGIALDEGISADTVREAMATFETVKKRQELVGEAAGVRVYDDFAHHPTAVRATVEAMRRRYPKQRMWAIFEAKSNTSRRKVFQSAYPDAFAQADIVLLSRPFAKKDGLLPEERLDIEQLAADIQSLGPETHLIPEVDAIVDFVRENAKPGDIILGLAGSSFGGLHQKVLDALQD
- a CDS encoding lamin tail domain-containing protein; amino-acid sequence: MPRDTYLPAASPPDEQRSGELSELIDPTEDTDAPATPACPGSRPPARGDLIINEVLANVPGGEAGDANADGVRDAYQDEFVEIVNRSGDLLDVSGVTLRIGEYNKFYFEEACLEPLEAAVIFGGGEPAEHVDYQVYIARARLSLGNSGGSVSLLSSTGTQIDAMNYAESAAVSLTLSPEVEGSEYVAHSALSSARIFSPGTCASGAAFAAGCVPDEVSAPE